From the Bacillus tuaregi genome, one window contains:
- a CDS encoding GlmL-related ornithine degradation protein — MKVDVLVAEIGSTTTVVNAFNHIHTENPVFVGQGQAPTSVMEGDVTIGLNASIADLQRSLNTDSLEYDEMFATSSAAGGLKMTVHGLVFDMTARAAKEAALGAGAIIHLVTAGKLRRGDLKKIQDLNPNIILIAGGVDYGERDTALNNAEAIRGLNLNIPIIYAGNIENQEEIKLIFEDTKQRVYIVENVFPRIDELNVEPTRKVIQEAFEEHIIHAPGMETIRNVVNEAITPTPGAVMQASKLLGKYLKDIIVIDVGGATTDIHSVTVGSDAIARIQVAPEPTAKRTVEGDLGVYVNRENIIDLITREKLEEEGFNVDKILEEYHSIPKNDEEFRFVERLTEVATLMAVERHAGRIRYVYGPEGRATLAQGKDLTEIKYIIGTGGALTRLPAGKEIMMKIMEQDNPEHLLLPNKGAEVLIDHDYIMASLGVLSMKYEDAAAKLLGKSLGIDLMAIQNEESDWSS; from the coding sequence ATGAAGGTTGATGTACTGGTAGCCGAAATTGGCTCTACCACTACAGTAGTAAATGCTTTTAATCATATTCATACGGAGAATCCAGTTTTTGTAGGGCAGGGACAAGCTCCAACTTCTGTCATGGAGGGTGATGTTACAATCGGCCTAAATGCAAGTATAGCTGATTTACAGAGGAGCCTGAATACTGATTCCTTAGAATATGATGAAATGTTTGCTACATCAAGTGCTGCGGGCGGTCTAAAAATGACCGTTCACGGTCTTGTCTTCGATATGACTGCAAGAGCGGCCAAAGAAGCCGCTCTTGGCGCAGGTGCTATTATTCACCTCGTAACGGCAGGGAAACTAAGAAGAGGCGACCTAAAAAAAATTCAAGACCTGAATCCTAATATCATTTTAATAGCCGGTGGTGTGGATTACGGCGAAAGAGACACTGCTTTAAATAATGCTGAAGCGATAAGAGGACTGAATTTAAATATCCCGATAATTTACGCAGGTAATATTGAAAACCAAGAAGAGATCAAATTAATCTTTGAAGATACAAAGCAAAGGGTTTACATTGTTGAAAATGTATTCCCAAGAATTGACGAATTGAATGTGGAGCCAACCAGGAAGGTTATTCAGGAGGCATTCGAAGAACATATTATTCATGCACCAGGTATGGAAACGATACGTAATGTTGTGAATGAAGCGATAACGCCAACTCCAGGAGCAGTCATGCAGGCAAGTAAGCTGCTTGGGAAATATCTAAAGGATATTATTGTCATAGATGTTGGCGGTGCCACAACCGATATTCATTCTGTTACGGTGGGTTCTGATGCCATCGCACGTATTCAAGTAGCACCTGAGCCTACTGCGAAGAGAACCGTTGAAGGTGACTTAGGAGTCTATGTAAACAGAGAAAATATCATTGACTTAATCACACGTGAAAAGCTTGAAGAGGAAGGCTTTAATGTGGATAAAATTCTCGAGGAATATCATAGCATTCCAAAGAATGACGAAGAATTTCGTTTTGTAGAACGCCTTACTGAAGTAGCCACACTCATGGCAGTTGAAAGACATGCCGGTAGAATTCGCTATGTATATGGTCCGGAAGGTAGAGCTACGTTAGCACAAGGTAAAGACTTAACGGAAATCAAATATATTATCGGTACAGGTGGGGCATTAACAAGACTGCCGGCAGGCAAAGAAATTATGATGAAAATCATGGAGCAAGATAATCCAGAACATCTACTGCTGCCTAATAAGGGTGCGGAGGTTCTGATTGATCATGATTATATCATGGCTTCGTTAGGTGTACTTTCTATGAAGTATGAGGATGCTGCTGCGAAGCTGTTAGGAAAGTCCTTAGGAATTGATTTGATGGCAATACAAAATGAAGAATCAGATTGGAGTTCCTAG
- the orr gene encoding ornithine racemase Orr: MHPKLIIDLHKLRQNISYLSKKMKEKNLTVGHVTKVYCADPIIVNVFNEFEEIDYFADSRIDNIKQYPETNKEKILVRIPMHSEVSDVVKYADISFNSEISTIRLLNKEAKNLNKKHKIVIMVDLGDLREGYFYENQVMQAVAEIVELDNIELYGIGVNLTCYGAIIPDATTLLRLVDFKYKIESNYNVSISMVSGGNSSSVYLLDEGGLPEGVNNLRVGEAFVRGCETAYGRCYEEMHQDAFILSTELVELKEKPSVPIGNIGVDAFGQKPVFKDKGQMLRGIVAIGRQDTDYEGLIPVDEKIEIVGASSDHLILDFTNCDKQYHIGDSIEFNMTYSALLNGFTSHYVKREYIGMKPE; the protein is encoded by the coding sequence ATGCATCCAAAATTAATCATTGATTTACATAAATTAAGACAAAATATCAGTTACTTAAGCAAGAAAATGAAGGAAAAAAATTTAACAGTAGGACATGTTACAAAGGTATATTGTGCAGATCCAATTATTGTTAATGTCTTTAATGAATTTGAAGAGATTGATTATTTTGCAGATTCCCGAATAGATAACATAAAACAATACCCTGAAACGAATAAAGAAAAAATTCTGGTGCGAATCCCCATGCATAGTGAAGTATCTGATGTTGTAAAGTATGCAGATATCAGCTTCAATTCAGAAATTAGTACGATTCGTTTATTAAATAAAGAAGCAAAAAACCTAAATAAGAAACATAAAATTGTTATCATGGTAGACTTAGGGGACTTGCGTGAAGGCTACTTTTACGAGAATCAGGTCATGCAGGCTGTTGCGGAAATAGTTGAATTAGATAATATTGAATTATATGGAATTGGTGTAAACCTCACTTGTTATGGCGCGATTATTCCTGATGCAACAACACTATTAAGGCTGGTTGACTTTAAGTATAAAATTGAATCAAATTACAATGTTTCCATCTCAATGGTATCAGGCGGAAATTCAAGCTCTGTCTATTTACTTGACGAAGGTGGACTTCCTGAAGGGGTTAATAATTTAAGAGTAGGGGAAGCATTTGTAAGAGGCTGCGAAACCGCCTATGGACGCTGCTATGAAGAAATGCATCAGGATGCATTTATTCTTTCAACAGAGTTAGTCGAGTTAAAAGAAAAGCCGTCAGTTCCGATTGGGAATATTGGTGTCGATGCCTTCGGGCAAAAGCCTGTCTTTAAAGATAAAGGTCAAATGTTAAGGGGCATTGTGGCGATTGGTCGACAGGACACTGATTATGAGGGACTTATACCAGTTGATGAGAAAATTGAAATTGTAGGTGCCAGCTCAGACCACTTAATATTAGATTTCACCAATTGCGATAAGCAATATCATATAGGTGATTCCATCGAATTCAATATGACTTATTCTGCTCTATTAAACGGGTTTACAAGCCATTATGTGAAAAGAGAATATATCGGCATGAAGCCGGAGTAA
- a CDS encoding LOG family protein has protein sequence MKGLAVYCGSRNGASDIYIKGAKSLGFELARRKTTLIYGGSSVGMMGAVADSVLEAGGRVIGVMPRFLDERERSHKNLSELIIVESMHERKAKMSELADGFIALPGGPGTLEEFFEIFTWAQVGLHHKPIGLLNINHYFDPIVNLINHIADEHFMDEKHRSLALVDEQPEGLLDQFIQYQQ, from the coding sequence ATGAAAGGTTTAGCCGTTTATTGCGGTTCTAGAAATGGAGCATCTGATATTTATATTAAAGGAGCTAAAAGTCTTGGATTTGAATTAGCAAGACGAAAGACTACACTAATATACGGCGGCTCTAGCGTAGGCATGATGGGGGCAGTAGCTGATTCTGTATTAGAAGCCGGAGGAAGAGTAATCGGCGTCATGCCTCGTTTTCTTGATGAAAGAGAAAGGTCCCATAAGAATCTATCAGAGCTGATCATTGTAGAGTCGATGCATGAGAGAAAGGCGAAAATGAGTGAATTGGCTGATGGATTTATCGCATTACCAGGCGGTCCTGGGACACTTGAGGAATTTTTTGAGATTTTTACATGGGCGCAGGTAGGGCTTCATCATAAACCAATTGGTCTTTTAAATATCAATCACTATTTCGATCCCATCGTTAATTTAATTAATCATATAGCAGATGAACACTTCATGGATGAAAAACATCGTTCGTTAGCATTGGTAGATGAACAGCCAGAAGGATTACTGGATCAATTTATACAATATCAACAATAA
- a CDS encoding CarD family transcriptional regulator, which yields MFQIGEKIFYPNHGAGIIQSIEEKTVLGKTQQYCVINIPISKMDIMIPVNSLEKLGVRTIVDQKEMEEILLDFHHIVEHDTLPWKERFKMNSEKIRTGDMRDSVQVVQDLLLRNKEKALNGSEKKMLHEVQRFLISEMILVDELTETQAADLLKLSS from the coding sequence TTGTTTCAAATTGGTGAAAAGATTTTTTATCCGAATCATGGTGCAGGTATCATTCAGTCAATAGAAGAAAAAACAGTATTAGGAAAAACACAACAATATTGTGTCATCAATATTCCGATTAGTAAAATGGATATTATGATCCCCGTTAATTCTTTAGAAAAATTAGGCGTTCGAACGATTGTTGATCAGAAAGAGATGGAAGAGATTTTATTAGACTTTCATCATATAGTGGAGCATGATACACTGCCATGGAAAGAAAGGTTTAAAATGAATTCGGAAAAAATCAGAACGGGTGATATGCGTGATTCCGTTCAGGTTGTTCAAGATCTTTTACTACGAAATAAGGAAAAAGCACTGAATGGAAGTGAAAAAAAGATGCTTCATGAAGTACAGCGTTTCTTGATTAGTGAAATGATTTTAGTAGATGAACTAACCGAAACCCAAGCAGCAGACCTTTTAAAGCTATCTAGTTAA
- a CDS encoding YdbC family protein, producing MAEIKYDIIKTFGSISTSPKGWNKELNLISWNGKEPKYDLRDWAPDHSKMGKGITLTEEELMALKELLDIKEKQ from the coding sequence ATGGCTGAAATCAAATATGACATCATAAAAACCTTTGGCTCAATCTCAACATCACCTAAAGGCTGGAATAAGGAACTCAATCTAATCAGCTGGAATGGAAAAGAACCTAAATATGACTTGCGTGACTGGGCACCTGACCACAGCAAAATGGGAAAAGGAATCACGTTAACAGAGGAAGAGCTAATGGCTTTAAAAGAGCTATTAGATATAAAGGAAAAACAATAA
- a CDS encoding MBL fold metallo-hydrolase produces MQLEWVNHASFVLEQDDIRIISDPWLEGKVFDNGWSLMSKTKFSYEDFKHITHIWFSHEHPDHFYPPNIKKIPAEYRKRITVLFQKTKDKKVVNFCKELGFLDVIELIPYKKYMLADDFHIICATFGHDSWMCYKTSTATIVNINDCEFSTQEQLRDISRQVGKVDLLLTQFSFAGYPGNEQSAKNKREKLKMQAEVLQPQFLIPFASFVWFCHEENYYMNKAVNKIGDIHRFIQEQTSAFPIILYPGDNWSLFSEHDSHTSIMKYNQDYKRIEESPELVKTNTVDPSVLRETFEEFVQEFKKKNNLYLVKLLIVRKPTNIYLTDYKKAYKASVLEGVFEESNVSIQECDVALSSEALQFCFKYPWGWDTLNINGRFQTPEQGNIMTFKSIGNIQLRNSHGEYYTALYLLGKIKTRMARKLKRLS; encoded by the coding sequence GTGCAGTTGGAGTGGGTTAACCATGCGTCCTTTGTATTAGAACAAGATGATATTCGCATCATTTCCGATCCATGGCTGGAAGGCAAAGTTTTTGACAACGGCTGGAGTCTCATGTCAAAAACAAAATTTTCCTATGAAGATTTTAAGCATATTACCCATATATGGTTCTCACATGAACATCCAGACCATTTTTATCCGCCTAATATCAAAAAAATCCCTGCTGAATATCGGAAACGAATTACAGTACTATTTCAGAAGACAAAAGATAAAAAGGTGGTTAATTTCTGTAAAGAGCTAGGGTTTCTAGATGTTATTGAATTAATACCATATAAAAAATATATGCTTGCTGATGATTTTCACATCATTTGTGCAACCTTTGGTCATGATTCATGGATGTGTTACAAAACAAGCACGGCCACAATTGTAAACATCAATGACTGTGAATTTTCAACACAGGAGCAGCTAAGGGATATCTCGAGACAGGTTGGAAAAGTAGACCTTCTTTTGACACAATTTTCATTTGCTGGATACCCAGGAAATGAACAATCTGCCAAAAACAAACGAGAGAAGTTAAAAATGCAGGCAGAGGTACTTCAGCCTCAGTTCTTAATTCCATTTGCCAGCTTTGTTTGGTTCTGCCACGAAGAGAATTATTATATGAACAAAGCGGTAAATAAAATTGGTGATATCCATCGTTTTATTCAAGAGCAAACCTCAGCCTTCCCGATTATCCTCTATCCAGGTGATAATTGGTCATTATTTTCTGAACACGATTCGCACACTTCTATTATGAAATACAACCAAGACTATAAGCGAATCGAAGAAAGTCCAGAGCTAGTAAAAACGAATACAGTCGACCCTTCTGTTCTTCGAGAAACGTTCGAAGAATTCGTTCAAGAGTTTAAGAAGAAAAACAATCTTTACCTTGTAAAACTGTTAATTGTTAGGAAGCCCACAAATATTTATCTTACGGACTACAAAAAGGCATATAAGGCATCTGTGCTAGAAGGTGTCTTTGAAGAAAGCAATGTCTCGATACAGGAGTGTGACGTCGCATTATCGTCCGAAGCATTACAATTTTGCTTTAAATATCCTTGGGGCTGGGATACCTTGAATATCAACGGTCGGTTTCAAACCCCCGAGCAGGGAAATATTATGACATTTAAAAGTATTGGAAATATCCAGCTTCGAAACAGTCACGGAGAATACTATACAGCACTCTATCTTCTTGGAAAGATAAAAACACGTATGGCTAGAAAGCTTAAAAGGCTGTCATAA
- the brnQ gene encoding branched-chain amino acid transport system II carrier protein, giving the protein MKKFDNMFIGFMLFSMFFGAGNLIFPPFLGALSGTSFWLAMTGFILTAVGLPLLVLVAISLVKGGIKTIADRVHPAFSTIFMVSVYLSIGPFLAIPRNANVAFEMGVMPFISSSWDPKLLLFLFSCIFFLLVYVVGLNPGKMEKYMGRWITPTLLVAIVVLCTVGFVNLNGALQAPTGGYEEGAFFKGFLEGYNTMDALAALAFGIVILTAIQQRGVRDEKQLTNYTLKAALIAGGLLTAVYVTIGMIGSKMASTGSYENGTEILSAASTLLFGKSGTVLLGLIFTLACFTTLVGLTTACGQYFSKLMPSVSYKAAMTIVTLVGFTLSNLGLNQILKVSVPFLVSAYPLTIVLMLLTFFNRYFKNTRIVYGSAMLFTSVFAILSGLHTFGLELGPIQKVRDLLPLSSVGLDWVLPAVAGTLIGVLLSQLKKPDDSASSEVTDVKASKMTMVK; this is encoded by the coding sequence ATGAAAAAGTTTGACAACATGTTTATCGGCTTTATGTTATTTTCAATGTTTTTTGGAGCTGGAAATCTCATTTTCCCACCTTTTCTTGGTGCTCTATCTGGAACCTCTTTCTGGCTAGCAATGACGGGCTTTATCCTTACAGCAGTAGGACTTCCGCTTCTAGTTCTTGTTGCGATTTCTTTAGTGAAAGGCGGTATTAAAACAATTGCTGATAGAGTTCATCCCGCTTTTAGCACGATTTTCATGGTGAGCGTTTATCTATCCATCGGACCGTTCCTGGCAATACCACGAAATGCCAATGTTGCGTTTGAAATGGGCGTTATGCCGTTTATCAGTAGTTCATGGGATCCAAAGCTATTATTATTCTTATTCTCATGTATCTTTTTCTTACTTGTCTATGTTGTTGGCTTAAACCCAGGAAAAATGGAAAAATATATGGGACGCTGGATTACACCTACTCTGCTCGTAGCGATTGTCGTATTATGTACAGTCGGATTTGTGAATCTAAATGGAGCACTCCAAGCACCGACTGGTGGATATGAGGAAGGGGCTTTTTTCAAAGGCTTTTTAGAAGGCTATAATACAATGGACGCGTTAGCCGCTCTAGCATTTGGAATTGTCATTCTAACGGCTATTCAACAAAGAGGGGTTCGTGATGAAAAGCAACTGACTAACTATACGTTAAAAGCAGCTCTAATTGCCGGCGGCTTACTTACAGCAGTCTATGTAACAATTGGAATGATCGGCAGCAAGATGGCTTCTACAGGCTCATATGAAAACGGAACAGAAATCCTATCGGCAGCCTCTACCCTTTTATTTGGAAAAAGTGGCACTGTTTTACTAGGACTCATTTTTACATTAGCTTGCTTTACAACCCTTGTAGGATTAACAACTGCATGTGGGCAATATTTTTCAAAGCTTATGCCATCGGTTAGCTACAAAGCAGCCATGACGATTGTCACTCTAGTGGGATTTACACTCTCTAATTTAGGCTTAAACCAAATCCTTAAAGTATCTGTCCCGTTCCTAGTATCGGCCTATCCATTAACGATCGTCCTTATGTTATTAACCTTTTTTAATCGATACTTTAAAAATACGAGAATCGTATACGGCAGTGCGATGCTCTTTACAAGTGTATTTGCCATCCTTTCCGGCTTACATACATTCGGTTTAGAGTTAGGTCCAATTCAGAAAGTACGTGACCTGCTTCCATTGTCCTCTGTTGGATTAGATTGGGTACTTCCTGCTGTTGCCGGTACTCTCATCGGTGTTCTTTTAAGCCAGTTAAAGAAACCGGATGACTCAGCTTCATCAGAAGTAACCGATGTAAAAGCATCAAAAATGACCATGGTCAAATAA
- a CDS encoding acyl-CoA dehydrogenase family protein, with product MSKKLFIQNDFQREWMEKLAQQEQAFRSISRKTDEKAQFPKENIHALVKLGFSKLPLPKEYGGEGISITDLVLLQETVSSYDGATGLAIGWHQSVVGELFEKKLWQEETLSSFATEVCNGALVNRAASEAQTGSPTRGGRPVTRAVKKNGKWILTGRKIFTTMSPALTHFLVTAWIEDKAGIGVFLIEKDTAGLSIEENWDVMSMRGTESHDLVLENVEVPEENWVELHQRPRGNNVNAWLLHIPACYLGIAQAARDYAVKFATDYSPNSINGPISQLPNVQATIGHMELELMNARHFLYSVAGAYDDQTRRPHITNELGAAKHIVTNLSMKIVDKAMRIVGAKSLQLSNPLQRYYRDVRAGLHNPPMDDMTISKIALTAINEIKNHYCK from the coding sequence TTGTCAAAAAAATTATTTATTCAAAATGACTTTCAAAGAGAATGGATGGAAAAACTCGCACAGCAGGAGCAAGCGTTTAGGAGCATTTCACGGAAAACAGATGAAAAAGCTCAATTCCCTAAGGAAAATATCCATGCTCTTGTAAAGTTGGGTTTTTCTAAATTACCGTTACCAAAGGAATACGGAGGTGAAGGAATTTCCATAACCGATTTAGTCCTGTTGCAGGAAACTGTTTCGAGCTATGACGGGGCAACTGGTTTAGCGATTGGCTGGCATCAAAGTGTCGTCGGTGAACTATTTGAGAAAAAGCTATGGCAGGAAGAAACGCTTTCCTCTTTTGCTACCGAAGTATGCAACGGGGCATTGGTGAACAGAGCAGCGAGTGAAGCACAAACTGGCAGCCCAACTAGAGGCGGTCGCCCTGTAACTCGTGCAGTGAAAAAAAACGGCAAGTGGATACTTACTGGACGAAAGATTTTTACAACGATGTCCCCAGCCCTCACCCATTTTCTTGTAACAGCATGGATAGAGGATAAGGCTGGTATAGGGGTTTTTCTAATTGAAAAAGATACAGCAGGCCTTTCTATCGAGGAAAACTGGGATGTCATGTCAATGAGAGGAACCGAAAGTCATGACCTTGTTCTTGAAAATGTCGAGGTTCCTGAGGAAAATTGGGTTGAGCTACATCAGAGACCTAGAGGTAACAATGTGAATGCTTGGCTGCTGCATATACCTGCCTGTTACTTAGGAATAGCACAGGCTGCACGTGACTATGCAGTTAAATTTGCAACAGATTATTCTCCAAACAGTATCAATGGTCCCATCAGCCAGCTACCAAATGTACAAGCCACCATCGGTCACATGGAACTTGAATTAATGAATGCTAGACATTTTTTGTATAGTGTCGCAGGGGCGTATGATGACCAAACACGTCGACCTCACATAACCAATGAACTTGGAGCAGCTAAGCATATCGTGACGAACTTAAGTATGAAGATTGTTGACAAGGCGATGAGAATCGTTGGTGCAAAAAGTCTTCAGCTATCCAATCCATTACAGCGCTACTATCGCGATGTGAGAGCTGGATTGCATAATCCACCGATGGACGATATGACGATATCCAAAATCGCTCTAACCGCAATAAACGAAATAAAAAACCATTATTGCAAATGA
- a CDS encoding electron transfer flavoprotein subunit beta/FixA family protein, whose product MLHIVACIKQVPDTKIIKMNPKTNTMDRRTAPAILNPYDAHAVEEAVRIRERYGGTVSVLSMGPPPAVKAIKKCIEIGADEGYLITDRRFAGADTLATSYALTKAIEKISKIKPVDLVICGKMSIDGDTGQVGPGIARRLDIPPLTSVNKVVEINKVAGYAIIHRKLENGHEVVQSKLPCLFSVEKTINEVPYSPFQNMLKAAKYQPHIWSVDDLEDVDIKQLGLKGSPTIVSKVWAPPKPEGGTIIEGNPQNQVEELLSILLDKKELFSIKEG is encoded by the coding sequence ATGCTACATATTGTTGCCTGTATTAAGCAGGTACCTGACACCAAGATCATAAAAATGAATCCAAAAACCAATACAATGGACCGGAGGACAGCACCCGCTATATTAAATCCATACGATGCCCATGCGGTCGAAGAAGCCGTCCGGATAAGAGAAAGGTATGGTGGAACCGTATCCGTTTTATCAATGGGACCGCCACCTGCGGTTAAAGCGATAAAAAAATGTATAGAAATTGGTGCGGATGAAGGGTATTTGATTACGGACCGCCGTTTTGCTGGAGCCGACACATTAGCCACTAGCTACGCACTTACGAAAGCAATAGAAAAAATATCAAAGATTAAGCCTGTTGATTTAGTGATTTGCGGAAAAATGTCCATAGATGGTGACACAGGTCAAGTTGGTCCGGGAATTGCCCGGCGGTTGGACATACCTCCATTAACTTCTGTTAATAAGGTAGTTGAGATCAATAAAGTAGCGGGCTATGCCATTATTCATCGGAAGCTAGAGAATGGGCATGAAGTCGTTCAATCCAAGTTGCCATGTCTATTCTCTGTGGAAAAAACCATTAATGAAGTGCCATATTCACCATTCCAAAACATGTTGAAGGCAGCTAAATATCAGCCGCATATATGGTCTGTTGATGACCTCGAGGATGTTGATATTAAACAGCTTGGATTGAAAGGATCACCGACCATTGTCTCAAAAGTGTGGGCACCACCAAAACCAGAGGGAGGAACAATCATTGAAGGAAATCCGCAGAATCAGGTGGAGGAATTGCTATCGATTCTGCTTGATAAGAAAGAATTATTCAGCATAAAGGAGGGATAA
- a CDS encoding electron transfer flavoprotein subunit alpha/FixB family protein, protein MGFRDYNGVWVFIEEKDGVISQVSLELLGAGRKLADKRGVELAGVIIGENIKQLAKTIFEYGADTAYVYDQPIFKHYRTESYMKALLECTNKYKPEIILFGATSTGKDLASAVATDLPTGLTADTTELDVDEETGLLLASRPAFGGNIMATILCKKYRPQMATVRAKVMKALEPQPGRKGTIIEEEIPLREEEIRTRVLEIVEATIKKVRIDEADIIVAGGKGLGSSEGFQLVHHLAEVLGGAVGASRDVVEAGWIEHPHQVGQTGVTVTPKIYIAIGISGAIQHIVGMKNSGLIIAINKDSEAPIFNTCHYGIVGDAFEIVPLLIDQFKNALRREGLTHVREV, encoded by the coding sequence GTGGGTTTTAGAGATTATAACGGTGTTTGGGTATTTATTGAAGAAAAAGATGGCGTCATCTCCCAGGTTTCACTGGAACTCTTGGGGGCTGGACGAAAACTTGCTGATAAACGCGGTGTGGAGCTGGCTGGAGTCATAATCGGCGAAAATATCAAACAGCTGGCTAAAACTATCTTTGAATACGGTGCAGATACAGCCTATGTCTACGATCAGCCTATATTTAAACACTATCGGACAGAATCCTATATGAAAGCGCTTCTTGAATGTACGAATAAATACAAACCGGAGATTATTCTCTTTGGTGCCACCTCAACAGGGAAGGACTTAGCAAGTGCGGTGGCAACAGATTTGCCGACAGGGCTGACAGCTGATACAACAGAGCTTGATGTAGATGAAGAAACCGGTCTTTTGCTTGCCTCTAGGCCGGCCTTTGGCGGCAATATTATGGCGACTATCTTATGTAAAAAATATCGTCCACAAATGGCAACAGTCCGAGCTAAAGTGATGAAAGCACTGGAACCTCAGCCAGGCAGAAAAGGAACGATCATTGAAGAAGAGATACCATTACGGGAAGAGGAAATTCGGACAAGAGTCTTAGAGATTGTGGAAGCGACGATAAAGAAGGTACGAATTGATGAAGCAGATATTATTGTCGCTGGTGGTAAAGGCTTGGGGAGCAGTGAAGGTTTTCAGCTAGTTCATCACCTCGCAGAAGTACTGGGTGGGGCAGTGGGGGCAAGCCGGGATGTGGTCGAAGCTGGTTGGATTGAGCATCCTCATCAGGTTGGACAGACAGGAGTCACGGTCACCCCGAAAATATATATTGCGATTGGAATTTCAGGAGCCATTCAACATATTGTCGGGATGAAGAATTCTGGTTTAATCATCGCAATTAATAAGGACAGCGAAGCACCTATTTTTAATACCTGTCATTATGGAATAGTTGGTGATGCCTTTGAAATTGTCCCTTTATTAATCGACCAGTTTAAAAATGCGTTAAGAAGGGAGGGGCTGACACATGTCAGAGAAGTTTGA